One window from the genome of Candidatus Krumholzibacteriia bacterium encodes:
- a CDS encoding SPOR domain-containing protein has product MDRASVYRIPAAPDVLRAAAGETALPSVLMEPMQALVAGITRRTAEGPLSVYVCSDDDSLQLRDDVAFLMVRTLAAHLPSALVVDCDFMHTGLHGLVPQKDALGFLDFLLYGSSIGVITQASRGVHVVGAGSFPVTRRMPFVEAAFHEAGRRLAAHARCAIFVGPLTDEQGDPHPLTAAVDVVAVVVAGDRAPALAVVDRIAEQAADVWTIQLGAAPEPAPAPVPSQPARPAPGAPQPAAVLPTGMPPRRPRDAEPRYSSLVPRIAIVVFGVVVIAFAVWWFVQGRHAGPLTSDGPTGTRPAGTGTAAVAQPPDTVVTRVAPDTLVAAASDAPGGVVADTVASVLPPPVDPADTGGRTGGTLLLNPADIHVMADLDAHWRDWYMIHISSFQESIRAREEVDFLQSREFPVFIVFLDLGAKGKWYRVYSGPFETREEAREVKKNLDAIAQVRFTRITKIPE; this is encoded by the coding sequence ATGGATCGCGCCTCCGTCTATCGTATCCCCGCCGCGCCGGACGTGCTGCGTGCGGCCGCGGGCGAAACCGCGCTGCCGTCGGTGCTGATGGAGCCGATGCAGGCGCTGGTGGCGGGTATCACCCGGCGCACCGCGGAGGGTCCGCTGTCGGTATACGTCTGCTCGGACGACGATTCCCTGCAGTTGCGCGACGACGTCGCCTTCCTGATGGTACGCACCCTCGCCGCGCACCTGCCCTCCGCGCTCGTGGTGGACTGTGACTTCATGCACACGGGCCTGCACGGCCTGGTGCCGCAGAAGGATGCACTCGGTTTCCTCGACTTCCTGCTCTACGGCAGTTCCATCGGGGTCATCACCCAGGCGTCGCGCGGTGTGCACGTGGTGGGCGCGGGATCGTTCCCGGTAACCCGGCGCATGCCGTTTGTCGAGGCCGCCTTCCACGAGGCGGGGCGCCGCCTGGCGGCGCACGCCCGCTGTGCCATCTTCGTCGGCCCGCTGACCGACGAGCAGGGCGATCCGCACCCGCTCACCGCCGCGGTGGACGTGGTGGCGGTGGTCGTCGCGGGGGACCGCGCGCCGGCCCTCGCTGTTGTCGACCGGATCGCCGAGCAGGCCGCGGACGTCTGGACCATCCAGCTGGGTGCCGCTCCCGAGCCGGCGCCGGCGCCCGTGCCCAGCCAACCGGCCCGTCCGGCCCCTGGCGCGCCCCAACCCGCGGCGGTTCTGCCCACCGGGATGCCGCCCCGGCGTCCCCGGGATGCCGAACCACGCTATTCGTCGCTCGTGCCGCGCATCGCCATTGTCGTTTTCGGCGTGGTGGTGATCGCCTTTGCCGTGTGGTGGTTCGTGCAGGGCCGCCATGCCGGGCCGCTCACGTCCGATGGCCCCACCGGAACCCGCCCGGCCGGAACCGGCACCGCCGCCGTTGCCCAGCCGCCGGACACCGTGGTCACACGCGTTGCCCCCGACACGCTGGTCGCGGCCGCGTCCGATGCCCCCGGGGGTGTCGTGGCGGATACCGTGGCGAGTGTGCTGCCCCCGCCGGTGGACCCGGCCGACACGGGCGGACGCACCGGGGGAACCCTGCTGCTCAACCCGGCCGACATCCACGTCATGGCGGACCTGGACGCGCACTGGCGCGACTGGTACATGATCCATATCAGTTCGTTCCAGGAGTCGATCCGCGCGCGCGAAGAGGTGGACTTCCTGCAGAGCCGCGAGTTCCCGGTGTTCATCGTCTTCCTCGATCTGGGTGCCAAGGGCAAGTGGTACCGCGTCTACTCGGGCCCGTTCGAGACGCGGGAAGAGGCCCGGGAAGTCAAAAAAAATCTGGACGCCATTGCGCAGGTGCGATTTACTCGCATCACCAAGATCCCTGAGTAA
- the selA gene encoding L-seryl-tRNA(Sec) selenium transferase — protein sequence MPAPRSPEFLRAIPSVDEVLSHPAFVGWRQTHPRFPWARMVRLLLEEVRGGTSGAGPDRAALVAWTVARAGERIERLRLGGQAPVLNGTGVVLHTNLGRAVIGERAAQAATRAMRGYVSLEVDVESGERSHRAQTLEELLCLLTGAEAAMVVNNNAAAIYLVASSFSPPGRVIVSRGELVEIGGSFRLPEILRDAAAEVIEIGTTNRTYAADYERVARADDVLLKVHKSNYEIAGFAHEASLAEIVAVARERACHAVFDMGSGAFFDFAGAGLSADRDAAAVMASGVDAITMSGDKLLGGLQAGIVAGTRAFVDRLKQNPLRRAVRVDKVTVAALQEIVRSYLFGEDPRRDNPSLAMITGGVSAHERAQGVAERVSPAAGPGFRVSVAADDAVVGGGSLSGATIPSAALVIGCAGEREATRLARALRMRPLPLFVRVRGDEVRINMTTILSSEDADVVRALLETMAAMPAAGSD from the coding sequence ATGCCCGCACCCCGCTCCCCAGAGTTTCTTCGCGCCATTCCGTCGGTCGACGAGGTGCTCTCGCACCCCGCCTTCGTGGGCTGGCGGCAGACTCACCCCCGCTTTCCGTGGGCGCGTATGGTGCGGCTGCTGCTCGAGGAGGTCCGGGGTGGCACGTCCGGGGCCGGCCCCGACCGCGCCGCGCTGGTCGCGTGGACGGTGGCGCGCGCGGGCGAGCGCATCGAGCGGCTGCGTCTGGGGGGACAGGCCCCGGTGCTCAACGGGACCGGCGTGGTGTTGCACACCAACCTGGGGCGTGCGGTCATCGGCGAGCGGGCGGCACAGGCCGCAACGCGCGCAATGCGCGGATACGTGAGTCTCGAGGTGGACGTGGAGAGCGGCGAACGGTCGCACCGCGCACAGACGCTGGAAGAACTGCTGTGCCTGCTCACCGGCGCCGAGGCGGCGATGGTGGTCAACAACAACGCCGCCGCGATCTACCTGGTGGCGTCGTCGTTCTCGCCGCCGGGCCGCGTGATCGTCTCGCGCGGTGAGCTGGTGGAGATCGGCGGGAGCTTCCGCCTGCCGGAAATTCTGCGCGACGCGGCCGCGGAGGTTATCGAAATCGGTACCACCAACCGGACCTACGCGGCGGACTACGAGCGCGTGGCGCGCGCCGATGACGTCCTGCTGAAGGTCCACAAGAGCAACTACGAGATCGCCGGTTTTGCCCACGAGGCATCGCTCGCGGAGATCGTCGCCGTCGCGCGCGAGCGCGCGTGCCACGCGGTGTTCGACATGGGAAGCGGGGCCTTCTTCGACTTTGCCGGCGCCGGGCTGAGCGCAGACCGCGACGCGGCCGCGGTGATGGCCAGCGGGGTCGACGCAATCACCATGAGCGGGGACAAACTGCTCGGGGGGCTGCAGGCCGGGATCGTGGCGGGAACGCGCGCGTTCGTCGATCGCCTCAAGCAAAACCCGTTGCGGCGTGCGGTGCGCGTTGATAAAGTGACCGTCGCAGCGCTGCAGGAGATCGTGCGTTCGTATCTGTTCGGCGAGGATCCGCGCCGCGACAATCCGTCGCTGGCCATGATCACCGGCGGCGTGTCCGCGCACGAGCGCGCGCAGGGCGTCGCGGAACGGGTGTCGCCCGCCGCCGGGCCCGGCTTCCGGGTCTCGGTTGCGGCGGACGACGCGGTGGTGGGGGGTGGCAGCCTGTCCGGGGCCACGATTCCCTCGGCGGCGCTCGTGATCGGTTGCGCGGGCGAACGCGAGGCGACGCGGCTGGCGCGGGCGCTGCGTATGCGGCCGCTGCCGCTGTTTGTGCGGGTGCGGGGTGACGAGGTTCGAATCAATATGACCACCATACTCTCCTCGGAGGATGCCGACGTCGTGCGCGCCCTCCTGGAAACCATGGCCGCCATGCCGGCCGCCGGGAGTGACTAG